One genomic segment of Microbacterium sp. ProA8 includes these proteins:
- a CDS encoding LacI family DNA-binding transcriptional regulator, whose product MPRLPRADGMTRVTIADVAARAGVSLSTVSRALNGNPTVDPALAERVKDAAAALDYTASPVARSLVLGRTQTVAVIVPDLGNPTFQAILRGLSRAAAADDYHVLVADSAESVEEERVLAGATRRRTDGIILCSPRLPQDELDRLVGGLRPVVLINRTSGEVPSVRADYGGALADELAHLHELGHRRIVFLAGAPRSVANAARLEAIAAFVAAHPDTEVSEIPCGVDFEAGAAAGPAVLASGATAAVAFNDLVAMGLLSAVQASGCRVPGDLSIVGFDDIPFAQYTTPPLTTAAVPAAELGAQAWERMRELLEGAEPGHPLTVLPTLTVRGSSGPAGAGAASAGG is encoded by the coding sequence ATGCCTCGACTGCCCCGCGCCGATGGAATGACGCGCGTCACGATCGCCGACGTCGCCGCCCGCGCCGGGGTCTCGCTGTCCACCGTGTCGCGCGCGCTGAACGGCAATCCGACGGTGGACCCGGCACTGGCCGAGCGGGTGAAGGATGCCGCGGCCGCCCTGGACTACACCGCGAGCCCCGTCGCGCGCAGCCTCGTGCTCGGCCGCACGCAGACGGTCGCCGTCATCGTGCCCGACCTCGGCAACCCGACCTTCCAGGCGATCCTGCGCGGGCTGAGCCGCGCCGCGGCGGCCGACGACTACCACGTGCTCGTGGCCGACTCCGCGGAGTCGGTCGAGGAGGAGCGCGTGCTCGCCGGCGCGACCCGACGACGCACCGACGGGATCATCCTGTGCTCCCCGCGCCTGCCACAGGACGAGCTCGACCGGCTCGTCGGCGGGCTGCGGCCCGTCGTGCTCATCAACCGCACGTCCGGCGAGGTGCCGTCGGTGCGCGCCGACTACGGCGGCGCCCTGGCCGACGAACTCGCCCACCTGCACGAACTCGGCCACCGGCGCATCGTGTTCCTGGCGGGCGCGCCACGCAGTGTCGCGAACGCCGCCCGGCTCGAGGCGATCGCCGCGTTCGTCGCCGCTCACCCCGACACCGAGGTCTCGGAGATCCCGTGCGGCGTCGACTTCGAAGCCGGTGCCGCTGCCGGCCCCGCCGTGCTCGCCTCCGGCGCGACCGCCGCAGTCGCCTTCAACGACCTGGTGGCGATGGGCCTGCTCAGCGCCGTGCAGGCGAGCGGATGCCGCGTCCCCGGCGATCTCTCCATCGTCGGCTTCGACGACATCCCGTTCGCGCAGTACACGACTCCCCCGCTCACCACGGCGGCGGTTCCCGCCGCCGAGCTCGGTGCTCAGGCATGGGAGCGGATGCGCGAGCTGCTCGAGGGCGCCGAGCCGGGGCATCCGCTCACCGTCCTGCCCACGCTGACGGTGCGCGGCTCGAGCGGTCCTGCCGGGGCGGGCGCCGCGTCCGCCGGCGGCTAG
- a CDS encoding NAD(P)-dependent oxidoreductase has product MSRIAVTGGAGRLGRSLVAGLAGAGHELVSLDRAVSDAVELADVEQVAVDLTDPDAASRAITAARADALIHLAAIAVPFSAPEDVILRTNAALALNVMSAGVAAGVPKIVAASSPTVLGYGAPRGWLPDRFPLDEETVPKPWNAYALSKHLAEQTVAMLARQTGDATRFAAFRPCYVIAPEEWDGAPTQQGHTVAERLDDPALSAPALFNYVDARDVATFIDTLLVALPEIPNAEVFFVGADDALARRPLAELLPQFVPGTDQLAAELTGTAPAFSNAKARRVLGWRPAHTWRGELGETDADAGFEAFRLARSSLAQRPGTDADPRSLSELASRNAPDADSASTRKDVLA; this is encoded by the coding sequence ATGAGCCGCATCGCCGTCACCGGCGGCGCCGGGCGCCTCGGCCGCAGCCTCGTCGCGGGGCTGGCCGGCGCCGGCCACGAACTGGTGTCGCTCGACCGCGCCGTCTCGGACGCCGTCGAGCTGGCGGACGTCGAGCAGGTCGCGGTGGATCTGACGGATCCGGATGCCGCGTCCCGCGCGATCACGGCCGCCCGTGCGGACGCGCTGATCCACCTGGCTGCGATCGCCGTGCCGTTCAGCGCACCCGAAGACGTGATCCTCCGCACCAACGCCGCCCTCGCGCTGAACGTGATGTCGGCGGGCGTCGCAGCAGGCGTCCCGAAGATCGTGGCGGCGTCGAGCCCGACCGTCCTCGGCTACGGCGCGCCGAGAGGGTGGCTTCCCGACCGCTTCCCGCTCGACGAGGAGACGGTGCCGAAGCCCTGGAACGCCTACGCGCTGTCCAAGCACCTCGCCGAGCAGACCGTCGCGATGCTCGCGCGCCAGACCGGCGACGCGACGCGGTTCGCGGCCTTCCGCCCCTGCTACGTCATCGCGCCCGAAGAGTGGGACGGCGCGCCCACCCAGCAGGGCCACACGGTGGCCGAACGTCTCGACGACCCTGCGCTGTCGGCGCCCGCCCTGTTCAATTACGTCGACGCGCGGGATGTCGCGACCTTCATCGACACGCTCCTGGTGGCGCTCCCCGAGATCCCGAACGCCGAGGTGTTCTTCGTCGGCGCCGACGACGCGCTGGCCCGCCGCCCGCTCGCCGAGCTGCTCCCCCAGTTCGTGCCGGGCACCGATCAGCTCGCGGCGGAATTGACCGGCACCGCGCCGGCGTTCTCCAACGCGAAGGCCCGCCGCGTGCTCGGCTGGCGCCCCGCCCACACCTGGCGCGGCGAACTGGGCGAGACCGACGCCGACGCCGGGTTCGAGGCGTTTCGTCTCGCTCGTTCCTCGCTCGCTCAACGACCAGGCACGGACGCCGACCCCCGGTCGTTGAGCGAGCTTGCGAGTCGAAACGCCCCGGACGCAGATTCCGCCTCAACCCGAAAGGACGTGCTGGCGTGA
- a CDS encoding LacI family DNA-binding transcriptional regulator → MSDIIAPTRGAATLHDVAREAGVSLATASRVLNGSTRKVAESYRERVEAAAEKLGYSANLSAQATARGTSAIVALLVADIADPYFGQLASGVARGADEAGLVVTIAITERDPQREVKLVRALRGQRPRGLILAASRVEGPDAVGLQGELDAFANMGGRVVVVGPGGGDARSVAVDNHGGARALGAELAGLRYREAIVVAASEGIRTSDDRLAGFTEGFTGAGGAIRDVRRSGFTRDAGYAAASDLLSGDVPAGTLIFGISDVVAIGIMSAVRDAGRQVGADIAVAGFDDIATGRDIRPGLTTVRVPLEDLGYRALQAATDPGWEAAEPQLPLEVIVRGSTPPRD, encoded by the coding sequence GTGAGCGACATCATCGCGCCGACCCGAGGCGCCGCCACCCTGCACGACGTCGCCCGTGAGGCAGGAGTCTCGCTGGCGACCGCTTCGCGCGTCCTCAACGGCTCGACCCGCAAGGTGGCCGAGAGCTACCGCGAGCGCGTCGAGGCCGCCGCCGAGAAGCTCGGCTACTCGGCGAACCTCTCGGCACAGGCCACGGCGCGCGGCACATCGGCGATCGTCGCGCTGCTGGTCGCCGACATCGCCGACCCGTACTTCGGCCAGCTCGCCTCGGGCGTCGCACGCGGCGCCGACGAAGCCGGGCTCGTCGTCACGATCGCGATCACCGAGCGCGACCCGCAGCGCGAGGTGAAGCTCGTGCGCGCGCTCCGCGGTCAGCGCCCGCGCGGACTCATCCTGGCCGCATCCCGTGTCGAGGGACCGGACGCGGTCGGCCTCCAGGGCGAACTCGACGCCTTCGCGAACATGGGCGGCCGCGTCGTCGTGGTCGGCCCGGGCGGCGGCGACGCGCGATCGGTCGCCGTCGACAACCACGGCGGCGCGCGAGCGCTCGGCGCCGAGCTCGCCGGTCTCAGGTACCGCGAGGCCATCGTGGTCGCCGCATCCGAGGGGATCCGCACCTCGGACGATCGCCTCGCCGGCTTCACCGAGGGCTTCACCGGGGCCGGCGGCGCCATCCGCGACGTGCGGCGGTCGGGCTTCACCCGAGATGCGGGCTACGCGGCCGCATCCGACCTCCTCAGCGGCGACGTCCCCGCAGGCACCCTCATCTTCGGCATCAGCGACGTCGTCGCGATCGGCATCATGTCGGCCGTCCGCGACGCCGGACGCCAGGTCGGCGCCGACATCGCCGTCGCCGGCTTCGACGACATCGCCACGGGTCGCGACATCCGTCCCGGCCTCACGACCGTGCGCGTGCCGCTCGAGGATCTCGGATACCGGGCGCTGCAGGCGGCGACCGACCCCGGGTGGGAGGCCGCCGAGCCGCAGCTGCCGCTCGAGGTCATCGTGCGCGGCAGCACCCCGCCGCGCGACTGA
- a CDS encoding FAD-dependent oxidoreductase — protein sequence MTELRTEILIVGGGLGGVAAALAALDAGRQVVLSEEYRWLGGQLTSQAVPMDEHSWIEQFGATARYRRVRDGIRDHYRRWYPLTARAMADPTLNPGQGMVSRLCAEPRAGVAVIEALLAPHRAAGRLTLIQPAVAVAADVDGDRVRAVTLRRLDDGSEVVVAADYVIDATELGDLLPLTGAEYATGFEGRSDTGEPSAPDEPQPANQQAFSWCFVVDHVDGDHTIDRPAEYDMWRTQQPSYWGAPMLSLTGPDPRTLETLTRTFTPHAARPAVLADQGKDPGDRELWTFRRILARDNFTPGAFPSDLVLVNWPMIDYLGGTLVDVSTEEAERHKSRARQQSLSMLYWLQTEAPRPDGGTGFPGLRLRGDVTEGPDGLAMAPYIRESRRLLTEQRVTEHDLSIALRGHGRPFTTPESVGVGMYRIDLHPSTGGDNYLDVASAPFEIPLGILIPRRLENLLPAGKNAGTTHITNGALRLHPVEWNIGEAAGSLAAFSLHRTTTPRAVRNTPALLQEFQSLLTDTGVELHWPDVTGY from the coding sequence ATGACCGAACTTCGCACCGAGATCCTCATCGTCGGAGGTGGCCTCGGCGGCGTCGCCGCGGCACTGGCGGCACTCGATGCCGGCCGGCAGGTGGTGCTCAGCGAGGAGTACCGGTGGCTCGGCGGACAGCTCACCAGCCAGGCGGTGCCGATGGACGAGCACAGCTGGATCGAGCAGTTCGGAGCCACAGCCCGGTACCGGCGGGTGCGCGACGGCATCCGTGACCACTACCGGCGCTGGTACCCCCTCACCGCCCGGGCCATGGCCGACCCCACACTCAACCCCGGCCAGGGCATGGTCAGCCGGCTGTGCGCCGAGCCCCGCGCCGGTGTCGCCGTCATCGAGGCGCTGCTCGCCCCGCACCGGGCGGCCGGGCGGCTCACCCTCATCCAGCCCGCGGTCGCCGTCGCCGCCGACGTCGACGGCGACCGCGTCCGGGCCGTGACCCTCCGGCGTCTCGATGACGGCTCCGAGGTCGTGGTGGCGGCGGATTACGTCATCGACGCCACAGAGCTCGGCGATCTGCTCCCCCTCACCGGCGCCGAGTACGCCACCGGATTCGAGGGACGGTCGGATACCGGCGAACCCAGCGCACCCGACGAGCCGCAGCCGGCAAACCAGCAGGCGTTCAGCTGGTGCTTCGTCGTCGACCACGTGGACGGGGACCACACCATCGATCGCCCGGCCGAATACGACATGTGGCGCACCCAGCAGCCGTCGTATTGGGGAGCGCCGATGCTGTCCCTCACGGGGCCCGACCCCCGCACCCTCGAGACGCTCACGCGCACCTTCACCCCTCACGCCGCTCGACCGGCCGTCCTGGCGGATCAGGGCAAGGATCCCGGCGATCGCGAGCTGTGGACCTTCCGCCGCATCCTCGCGCGCGACAACTTCACACCGGGCGCGTTCCCCAGCGACCTCGTGCTCGTGAACTGGCCGATGATCGACTACCTCGGCGGCACACTGGTGGATGTCTCGACCGAGGAGGCCGAACGGCACAAGAGCCGGGCACGCCAGCAGTCCCTGTCGATGCTCTACTGGCTGCAGACCGAGGCTCCCCGGCCCGACGGCGGCACCGGCTTTCCCGGACTGCGGCTGCGCGGCGACGTCACCGAGGGTCCTGACGGACTTGCGATGGCTCCCTACATCCGGGAGTCGCGCCGGCTGCTCACGGAGCAGCGCGTGACCGAGCACGACCTCTCGATCGCACTCCGCGGTCACGGGCGGCCCTTCACGACCCCGGAGTCCGTCGGCGTCGGCATGTACCGGATCGATCTCCACCCCTCGACCGGCGGAGACAACTACCTCGACGTGGCCAGCGCGCCCTTCGAGATCCCGCTGGGCATCCTGATCCCGCGGCGGCTCGAGAACCTGCTGCCCGCCGGCAAGAACGCCGGCACCACGCACATCACCAACGGCGCACTCCGGCTCCACCCCGTGGAGTGGAACATCGGCGAGGCCGCCGGGTCGCTCGCCGCCTTCAGCCTGCATCGCACGACCACCCCCCGTGCGGTGCGGAACACTCCTGCGCTCCTGCAGGAGTTCCAGTCCCTGCTCACTGACACCGGCGTCGAGCTCCACTGGCCCGACGTCACCGGCTACTAG
- a CDS encoding Gfo/Idh/MocA family oxidoreductase yields MSHRRYALVGAGHRAQMYVDAIVGRYSDDAVLVAICEPNPVRAQYYVDRVVEAGFPAPAVYGPDDLEAMISAERVDRVVICARDDLHAPLIVRALDAGADVVVEKPLTIDGPSAAAIEDAIDRTGREVVITFNYRYSPRNSALRQVIQDGTIGDVTSVDFSWVLDTKHGADYFRRWHREKEHSGGLLVHKASHHFDLVNWWIRSAPRRVFASGGLRFYGAENATARGIHDRPARGTHDGSDAFELDLRSDERLKALYLDAEQHDGYLRDRDVFGEGITIEDNLALVVDYASGATLSYSLNAHSPWEGYRVAVNGTLGRAELEVVERGAVLADEGLHPVLDPSAVDAGSSGSLRPEGERLIVQKHWEAAYEVPIVAAGEGGHGGGDALLLADVFEGPGDDPLARPADWRDGVRSIAVGIAGNRSLETGLPVQVAELGIRFLAADGAPAVAVRA; encoded by the coding sequence ATGAGCCACCGCCGGTACGCCCTCGTCGGTGCGGGACACCGCGCCCAGATGTACGTCGACGCCATCGTCGGGCGGTACTCCGATGACGCGGTGCTCGTTGCGATCTGCGAGCCGAACCCGGTGCGCGCGCAGTACTACGTCGACCGCGTCGTCGAGGCCGGCTTCCCTGCGCCGGCGGTCTACGGACCCGACGACCTCGAGGCGATGATCAGCGCCGAGCGTGTCGACCGCGTGGTGATCTGCGCGCGCGACGACCTGCACGCGCCGCTGATCGTGCGGGCGCTGGATGCCGGAGCCGACGTCGTCGTCGAGAAGCCGCTGACCATCGACGGGCCGTCGGCCGCCGCCATCGAGGACGCCATCGACCGCACCGGCCGCGAGGTCGTCATCACCTTCAACTACCGGTACTCGCCCCGCAACTCCGCGCTCCGTCAGGTCATCCAGGACGGCACCATCGGCGACGTCACGAGCGTGGACTTCTCGTGGGTGCTCGACACCAAGCACGGCGCCGACTACTTCCGCCGCTGGCACCGTGAGAAGGAGCACTCGGGCGGTCTGCTGGTGCACAAGGCCAGCCACCACTTCGACCTGGTCAACTGGTGGATCCGCTCGGCACCGCGGCGCGTCTTCGCCTCGGGCGGGCTGCGCTTCTACGGCGCCGAGAACGCCACGGCACGCGGCATCCATGACCGTCCCGCCCGTGGCACCCACGACGGATCCGATGCCTTCGAGCTCGACCTGCGCTCCGACGAGCGCCTCAAGGCGCTGTACCTCGACGCCGAGCAGCACGACGGCTACCTGCGCGACCGCGACGTGTTCGGCGAGGGCATCACGATCGAAGACAACCTCGCGCTCGTCGTCGACTACGCCTCCGGCGCGACCCTCAGCTACTCGCTGAACGCGCACTCGCCCTGGGAGGGCTACCGCGTCGCGGTCAACGGCACCCTCGGTCGCGCCGAGCTCGAGGTCGTCGAGCGCGGCGCCGTGCTCGCCGACGAGGGGCTGCACCCGGTGCTCGACCCCTCCGCCGTCGACGCCGGATCCTCGGGGTCGCTCCGCCCCGAGGGTGAGCGCCTCATCGTGCAGAAGCACTGGGAGGCCGCCTACGAGGTGCCCATCGTCGCCGCCGGAGAAGGCGGTCACGGCGGCGGCGACGCACTGCTGCTCGCCGACGTCTTCGAAGGCCCCGGCGACGACCCGCTCGCCCGCCCCGCCGACTGGCGCGACGGCGTCCGCTCCATCGCCGTCGGCATCGCCGGCAACCGCTCCCTCGAGACGGGCCTGCCGGTGCAGGTGGCCGAGCTCGGCATCCGCTTCCTCGCCGCCGACGGCGCTCCCGCCGTCGCCGTCCGCGCATGA
- a CDS encoding sugar ABC transporter permease, with protein sequence MTVTTDALPGRTARPGGAPGPARRPWLTYQRRDALTGYLFIAPQLAGIVLFVLVPLVLVFYYSFHEWNVLAGTFTFVGLENVEKLFSDPQLAPVLTATGVFSVGLVVFNLTLALLLAVMLNRRWRGITVFRTIFFSPVVVSLVAWTIVWGFLLQDNGGINGLLAMVGIEGPNWLREGPTAMLSVIVVQVFKNVGLNMVLFLAALQGVPRELQEAARVDGANDRQIFSRIVLPLISPTILLTLIITIVGSLQVYAQIAVLTQGGPGISTTVLVYYLVQQAFDFHHFGYGSTLALLLFLIVLVLTIAQWQLRKRWVFYEN encoded by the coding sequence ATGACCGTCACAACGGACGCACTCCCGGGCCGCACCGCGCGGCCCGGGGGTGCCCCCGGCCCGGCGCGACGACCGTGGTTGACATACCAGCGACGCGACGCGCTCACGGGGTACCTCTTCATCGCACCGCAGCTCGCCGGCATCGTGCTGTTCGTCCTCGTGCCGCTGGTGCTCGTCTTCTACTACTCCTTCCACGAGTGGAACGTCCTCGCGGGCACCTTCACGTTCGTCGGGCTCGAGAACGTCGAGAAGCTGTTCAGCGATCCGCAGCTCGCGCCGGTGCTCACTGCCACGGGTGTGTTCTCAGTCGGGCTCGTCGTCTTCAATCTGACGCTGGCGCTTCTGCTCGCGGTCATGCTCAACCGGCGGTGGCGCGGCATCACGGTCTTCCGCACGATCTTCTTCTCTCCGGTCGTCGTCTCACTGGTGGCCTGGACGATCGTGTGGGGCTTCCTGCTGCAGGACAACGGCGGCATCAACGGCCTGCTGGCGATGGTCGGCATCGAGGGCCCCAACTGGCTGCGCGAGGGCCCGACGGCGATGCTGAGCGTGATCGTCGTGCAGGTGTTCAAGAATGTCGGCCTCAACATGGTGCTGTTCCTCGCCGCGCTCCAGGGCGTGCCCCGCGAACTGCAGGAGGCTGCGCGCGTCGACGGCGCGAACGATCGCCAGATCTTCAGCCGCATCGTGCTCCCGCTCATCTCGCCGACGATCCTGCTCACCCTCATCATCACGATCGTCGGCTCACTGCAGGTCTACGCCCAGATCGCGGTCCTCACGCAGGGCGGCCCGGGAATCTCCACCACGGTCCTCGTCTACTACCTCGTCCAGCAGGCGTTCGACTTCCACCACTTCGGGTACGGCTCGACGCTCGCGCTCCTGCTGTTCCTGATCGTCCTGGTGCTGACCATCGCCCAGTGGCAGCTGCGCAAGAGATGGGTCTTCTATGAGAACTGA
- a CDS encoding sugar ABC transporter substrate-binding protein, with amino-acid sequence MRSAKPLTAAALLAATAFVATACAGGPAPDAEPAEDIDLRMTVWTSNEDHLALFDSIADEYMADHPEIASITFDPLPFDDYTSTVTTQLAGGNAPDLAWILENAAPDFVSSGALVPLDEVLESTEGYEFDDLAPSATALWESEGELLAYPFSTSPFVVFANDDLLAQAGQPASAQLLADGSWTWEDVDAIGAAVREATGKAGFVVRDFDYLNWDYLSTVWNGWGAAPWTEDGATCTFADDEMVEAFEFLHGAAFTSQSMPGPGTTADFFAGEAAFTVTQISRANLLAEGGFAWNLLPLPEGPVGEYAVTGQAGIGVMSQGDNTQAAAEFLAFFTNPENAEKLAAYFPPPRTSLLNAETLAAANPLLSEEQIESVVVPGIENGQVRPSHTDSAEIGQQVRASLDDLWVADADIPAVLESTCSAIEPLL; translated from the coding sequence ATGAGATCAGCAAAGCCGCTGACCGCCGCCGCCCTGCTCGCGGCGACAGCGTTCGTCGCCACCGCCTGCGCGGGCGGCCCTGCCCCCGATGCAGAACCCGCAGAAGACATCGATCTGCGCATGACCGTGTGGACCTCTAACGAGGATCACCTCGCCCTGTTCGACTCGATCGCCGACGAGTACATGGCCGACCATCCGGAGATCGCGTCCATCACGTTCGATCCGCTGCCGTTCGACGACTACACCTCGACGGTCACGACGCAGCTGGCCGGCGGCAACGCACCAGACCTGGCGTGGATCCTCGAGAACGCGGCACCGGACTTCGTCTCGAGCGGGGCGCTGGTGCCGCTGGACGAGGTCCTCGAGTCGACCGAGGGCTACGAGTTCGACGACCTCGCCCCGAGCGCCACCGCGCTGTGGGAGAGCGAGGGCGAGCTGCTCGCCTACCCGTTCAGCACGTCGCCGTTCGTCGTGTTCGCCAACGATGATCTGCTGGCCCAGGCCGGGCAGCCGGCATCCGCCCAGCTCCTCGCCGACGGCTCGTGGACGTGGGAGGACGTCGATGCCATCGGTGCGGCCGTGCGCGAGGCCACCGGAAAGGCCGGCTTCGTCGTGCGCGACTTCGACTACCTGAACTGGGACTACCTCAGCACCGTCTGGAACGGCTGGGGCGCTGCGCCCTGGACCGAAGACGGTGCGACGTGCACGTTCGCGGACGACGAGATGGTGGAAGCGTTCGAGTTCCTGCACGGCGCGGCCTTCACCTCGCAGTCGATGCCGGGCCCCGGCACGACGGCGGACTTCTTCGCCGGAGAGGCCGCCTTCACCGTGACGCAGATCTCACGGGCGAACCTGCTCGCTGAGGGCGGCTTCGCGTGGAACCTGCTGCCGCTCCCGGAAGGTCCCGTGGGCGAGTACGCCGTCACAGGCCAGGCGGGTATCGGTGTGATGAGCCAGGGTGACAACACGCAGGCCGCCGCGGAGTTCCTCGCCTTCTTCACCAACCCCGAGAACGCCGAGAAGCTGGCCGCCTACTTCCCGCCCCCTCGCACGTCGCTGCTGAACGCCGAGACGCTCGCCGCCGCCAACCCGCTCCTGAGCGAGGAGCAGATCGAGTCGGTCGTCGTGCCCGGCATCGAGAACGGGCAGGTGCGCCCCAGCCACACGGACTCGGCCGAGATCGGGCAGCAGGTCCGCGCCTCGCTCGACGACCTGTGGGTGGCGGACGCGGACATCCCCGCCGTCCTCGAGTCGACCTGCTCCGCGATCGAACCCCTCCTGTAG
- a CDS encoding carbohydrate ABC transporter permease → MRTDTAPAAEPAASLIPNLDELADRPSRAPRRLAPAWKKVIFYGALCLIAIPFVFPTWWMITSSLKPVNEIFAFPPSLWPADPTLQAYVDAFTIQPFARQYFNSVYIAVLVTAGTMLVAALAGYAFARIKFPGQNLLFMVVLVGLLIPSEVTIVPLFQMFNSWGMVNTHWPLLLVTTFGAPSVLATFIMRQFFLTLPVELEEAARLDGLGRWSIWWRIALPLSKTALAAVAIFTFLHVWNLYLEPTVYLLSPELFTLPQALTRYTDAYGGEMWNVQMAASTMTALPVLIVFVFAQKQFVEGLAQTGLKG, encoded by the coding sequence ATGAGAACTGACACGGCTCCGGCGGCCGAGCCGGCGGCATCCCTCATCCCGAACCTCGACGAACTCGCCGACCGCCCCTCGCGGGCACCCCGGCGGCTGGCGCCCGCCTGGAAGAAGGTGATCTTCTACGGCGCGCTCTGTCTCATCGCCATCCCCTTCGTCTTCCCCACGTGGTGGATGATCACGTCGTCGCTCAAGCCGGTCAACGAGATCTTCGCGTTCCCGCCGTCGCTGTGGCCCGCCGATCCGACCCTCCAGGCCTACGTCGACGCGTTCACCATCCAGCCGTTCGCGCGGCAGTACTTCAACAGCGTCTACATCGCCGTGCTCGTGACGGCCGGCACGATGCTGGTCGCGGCGCTCGCCGGCTACGCGTTCGCCCGCATCAAGTTCCCCGGTCAGAACCTGCTGTTCATGGTGGTGCTGGTCGGCCTGCTGATCCCCAGCGAGGTCACGATCGTCCCGCTGTTCCAGATGTTCAACTCGTGGGGCATGGTGAACACCCATTGGCCGCTGCTGCTGGTGACCACCTTCGGCGCCCCCAGTGTGCTGGCGACCTTCATCATGCGCCAGTTCTTCCTGACGCTGCCGGTGGAACTGGAAGAAGCAGCCCGTCTGGACGGGCTGGGCCGCTGGTCGATCTGGTGGCGCATCGCGCTGCCGCTCTCGAAGACCGCGCTCGCGGCGGTGGCGATCTTCACCTTCCTGCACGTCTGGAACCTCTACCTCGAGCCCACCGTGTATCTGCTCTCACCCGAGCTCTTCACCCTGCCTCAGGCGCTCACGCGATACACCGACGCGTACGGCGGCGAGATGTGGAACGTGCAGATGGCCGCCTCGACGATGACGGCGCTCCCGGTGCTCATCGTGTTCGTCTTCGCGCAGAAGCAGTTCGTCGAAGGGCTGGCGCAGACAGGGCTGAAGGGGTGA
- a CDS encoding 5-dehydro-4-deoxyglucarate dehydratase has translation MNFDGILFFPVTPFDSGDRVDEDLLRQHLDTTLAHAPGGVFPACGTGEFHALSTEEATRVVRVATETVAGRVPVVAGTGGPLGHATTLARAAADAGADALLVLPPYLVGGPQAGLVAYVEAVAAASDVPVVIYHRGTAQYSVDSVRRLAQNPKVVGFKDGVGDVGLAQQIVRAVAAEGRDDFAFFNGLLTAELTQGAYRGIGIPLYSSAAFAMIPEVANAYYRAYVDGDEGRRAALLDGFYSPLVKLRDETPGFGVSLIKTGLRLGGLPVGSVRAPLVDPTPAQEERLAEILEAGRALLS, from the coding sequence GTGAACTTCGACGGCATCCTCTTCTTCCCCGTCACCCCGTTCGACAGCGGCGACCGCGTCGACGAGGACCTGCTGCGGCAGCACCTCGACACGACGCTCGCGCACGCCCCCGGCGGCGTCTTCCCTGCGTGCGGCACGGGCGAGTTCCACGCCCTCTCCACCGAGGAGGCCACGCGCGTGGTGCGGGTGGCGACCGAGACGGTCGCGGGGCGCGTACCCGTCGTCGCCGGCACCGGCGGACCCCTCGGCCACGCCACCACCCTCGCCCGGGCGGCCGCCGACGCCGGCGCCGACGCGCTGCTCGTGCTGCCGCCGTACCTGGTCGGCGGTCCCCAGGCGGGACTCGTCGCCTACGTGGAAGCGGTGGCGGCGGCATCCGATGTTCCCGTCGTGATCTATCACCGCGGCACCGCGCAGTATTCGGTCGACTCCGTGCGCCGGCTCGCGCAGAACCCCAAGGTCGTCGGCTTCAAGGACGGCGTGGGCGACGTCGGCCTCGCGCAGCAGATCGTGCGCGCCGTCGCCGCCGAGGGGCGCGACGACTTCGCGTTCTTCAACGGCCTCCTCACGGCGGAGCTGACGCAGGGCGCGTACCGCGGGATCGGCATCCCGCTGTACTCGTCGGCGGCGTTCGCGATGATCCCCGAGGTCGCGAACGCGTACTACCGGGCGTACGTCGACGGCGACGAGGGGCGCCGCGCGGCGCTGCTCGACGGCTTCTACTCGCCGCTCGTGAAGCTGCGCGACGAGACCCCGGGCTTCGGCGTCTCGCTGATCAAGACGGGCCTGCGGCTCGGCGGTCTGCCGGTCGGCTCGGTGCGTGCGCCGCTGGTCGACCCCACCCCGGCGCAGGAGGAGCGCCTCGCCGAGATCCTCGAGGCCGGGCGGGCGCTGCTCTCATGA